Proteins encoded within one genomic window of Humulus lupulus chromosome 1, drHumLupu1.1, whole genome shotgun sequence:
- the LOC133819033 gene encoding uncharacterized protein LOC133819033: protein MDKIMLFVVFNGRWNANNKYIDHEVKILMVEKDIKYEELVNKIYKELRLNERLISKNLIFDANMDTSKGMKIESDENLQVYLNLNKTVEELKKCPLIVEVEQRNQTISLPREASIPSALASNATSQSLTLTDPTTNTASTSKMKSASTQESNKFTEHGQEAQSPLHVLPNMEIEDIRLNYVFKNKTDLKHTLAKIAIKKHFQYIIQKSCSEAFWAKCIDENCGWYVRARSSKVSDYFRVIKYHKHHTCSLNHRNFENRQASAKVISSYFKEKFRDPGSTYRPRQIIRDMRDEHGVGVTYNKAWRAKTLAADDVRGSNEESYALLPSYLYMLQLANPGTITRVCKDEENRFKYMFIAFGASLDGWKQCRPVIVVDGTFLKTKCGGTLYAACVKDGNNQIFPLAFGIGDSENDNAWIWFFTRLKEAIGERENLCIVSDRHKSIKNAVEQVYPGVYHGVCLYHLKQNLRTKFRGLHVHAIFETASRAYSAQEYYFAMAELQKISPEMTTYLLEAKPEKWARPFFPTKRYNILTSNIAESINAAIVHARELPITSLIEAIREMLQRWFSTRKEAAINQFVEVTKWANDEMEIKLDVAFRMKVDAIDAMKSSVTYGDRVFVVDLEQHMCTCNEFQLEGIPCAHAIATIESKYLDKYKFCSNWYKNSVLKETYAGSINPLPDKYDWSVPDEIIGDIMKAPKFKSKDYKDAMLYIFVALWTCG, encoded by the exons ATGGATAAGATAATGTTATTTGTAGTTTTTAATGGAAGATGGAATGCAAACAACAAATACATTGATCATGAAGTGAAAATATTGATGGTGGAAAAGGATATCAAGTATGAGGAATTGGTAAACAAGATATACAAAGAGCTCAgattgaatgaaagattgatttcaaaaaacttgatttttgatgCAAATATGGATACAAGCAAAGGAATGAAGATAGAAAGTGATGAGAATTTACAAGTTTATCTAAACTTGAACAAGACTGTGGAAGAGTTGAAAAAATGTCCTCTCATCGTTGAAGTAGAACAGAGAAATCAAACCATTTCTTTGCCAAGAGAAGCTAGCATTCCATCTGCTTTAGCAAGCAATGCAACAAGTCAAAGTTTGACTCTCACAGACCCCACTACAAATACTGCAAGCACTAGCAAGATGAAGAGCGCCTCAACACAAGAATCCAACAAATTTACAGAACACGGGCAAGAAGCTCAATCACCTCTCCATGTGTTGCCGAATATGGAGATTGAAGACATAAGACTCAATTATGTTTTCAAGAATAAGACTGATCTAAAACAtacacttgcgaaaatagccatcaagaaacACTTTCAGTACATAATTCAAAAATCATGTTCAGAAGCATTTTGGGCAAAATGCATAGATGAGAATTGTGGCTGGTATGTACGTGCAAGAAGCTCAAAAGTATCAGACTACTTTCGAGTTATCAAATACCATAAACACCACACATGCTCCTTAAATCAcagaaattttgaaaatagacaaGCAAGTGCAAAAGTCATCAGTAGTTACTTCAAAGAGAAGTTTCGTGACCCAGGATCAACCTATCGACCAAGGCAAATAATAAGAGACATGAGAGATGAACATGGGGTAGGTGTAACATACAATAAAGCTTGGAGAGCAAAAACACTTGCAGCTGATGATGTTAGAGGGTCAAATGAGGAAAGTTATGCATTGTTGCCTTCATATTTGTATATGCTACAGTTGGCCAACCCAGGAACTATCACACGAGTATGTAAAGATGAAGAAAACAG GTTTAAATACATGTTTATTGCTTTTGGGGCTTCATTAGATGGATGGAAGCAATGTAGACCAGTTATAGTGGTAGATGGAACATTTTTAAAGACGAAATGTGGAGGTACACTGTATGCAGCTTGTGTTAAAGATGGAAACAATCAAATTTTTCCTCTCGCCTTTGGAATTGGGGATTCAGAAAATGACAATGCATGGATATGGTTCTTTACAAGACTAAAAGAAGCAATAGGAGAACGAGAAAACTTATGCATAGTATCtgacaggcataaaagcataAAAAATGCAGTTGAACAAGTGTATCCTGGTGTATATCATGGAGTTTGTCTTTATCATTTGAAGCAAAATCTAAGGACTAAGTTTAGGGGATTACATGTGCATGCCATATTTGAAACTGCTTCAAGAGCGTACTCAGCTCAAGAATATTATTTTGCCATGGCTGAATTACAGAAAATTAGCCCTGAAATGACTACTTATCTTTTGGAAGCAAAACCAGAAAAATGGGCTCGGCCATTCTTTCCAACGAAGAGGTATAACATTCTTACAAGTAACATTGCCGAATCTATAAATGCAGCAATTGTGCATGCGAGAGAATTGCCTATAACGTCGTTAATAGAAGCTATAAGAGAGATGCTTCAAAGATGGTTTTCAACAAGAAAAGAAGCAGCAATTAACCAATTTGTTGAGGTGACAAAATGGGCAAAtgatgaaatggaaatcaaacttgatgTGGCATTTCGAATGAAG GTAGATGCAATTGATGCAATGAAATCTAGTGTCACATATGGTGATCGAGTGTTTGTTGTCGACTTGGAACAACATATGTGCACATGTAATGAATTTCAACTAGAGGGAATTCCATGTGCACATGCTATTGCAACAATTGAAAGCAAGTACTTGGACAAGTACAAATTTTGCTCAAATTGGTATAAAAATTCTGTTTTGAAAGAGACATATGCAGGATCAATTAATCCTCTTCCAGATAAATATGATTGGAGTGTCCCAGATGAAATTATAGGAGATATCATGAAAGCTCcaaaattcaaa TCTAAAGACTATAAAGATGCAATGTTATACATATTTGTTGCGTTGTGGACTTGTGGATAA